One Dioscorea cayenensis subsp. rotundata cultivar TDr96_F1 chromosome 17, TDr96_F1_v2_PseudoChromosome.rev07_lg8_w22 25.fasta, whole genome shotgun sequence DNA window includes the following coding sequences:
- the LOC120280217 gene encoding plastidic ATP/ADP-transporter-like, with translation MVQVQAFSDEKQKHKPKFLGVEFQTLKKIIPLGIMFFCILFNYTILRDTKDVLVVTAPGSSAEIIPFLKTWVNLPMAVGFMLLYTKLSNVLSKEALFYTVLLPFIAFFGAFGFVLYPLSGVIHPTALADKLVAALGPSFVGPVAILRIWSFCLFYVMAELWGSVVISVLFWGFANQITTVEEAKEFYPLFGLGANIALIFSGRTVKYFSNLRKNLGPGVDGWAISLKGMMSIVVILGFVICSIYWGVNKFVVNDPSIPRSARKKKEKPKLGMKESLKVLLSSRYVRDLATLVVAYGISINLVEVTWKSKLKAQFPSPNEYSSFMGDFSTATGIATFTMMLLGRVILRKFGWGVAAMITPTVLLLTGVGFFSLLLFGEPLTPVLANFGMTPLLAAVYVGALQNIFSKSAKYSLFDPCKEMAYIPLDEDMKVKGKAAIDVVCNPLGKSGGALIQQFMILTFGSLANSTPYLGGILLMIVLAWLGAAKSLDSQFSPLAKQELEKEKREKAKVKEASVEVPVEVKAIESSGNGAALKQTLDTESESSSGASSPQVQ, from the exons ATGGTGCAAGTGCAAGCTTTCagtgatgaaaaacaaaaacacaagccAAAGTTTCTTGGTGTGGAGTTTCAGACACTGAAGAAGATCATCCCTCTTGGGATCATGTTCTTTTGCATCCTTTTCAATTATACTATTCTTAGAGATACAAAGGATGTCTTGGTTGTGACAGCACCAGGAAGCAGTGCTGAGATTATTCCATTCTTGAAAACATGGGTGAACTTGCCCATGGCTGTAGGATTTATGCTTTTGTATACCAAGCTCTCTAATGTGCTTTCAAAAGAGGCTCTTTTCTATACTGTCTTGTTACCTTTCATTGCCTTCTTTGGAGCTTTTGGGTTTGTGTTGTATCCTTTGAGTGGTGTTATTCATCCCACTGCTCTTGCTGATAAGCTTGTGGCTGCTCTTGGACCAAGTTTTGTTGGACCTGTTGCTATTCTGAGGATCTggagcttttgcttgttctatGTCATGGCTGAGCTTTGGGGCAGTGTGGTCATCTCTGTTCTTTTCTGGGGTTTTGCTAATCAG ATTACTACTGTTGAGGAGGCGAAAGAATTCTATCCGCTATTTGGCCTCGGAGCGAATATTGCCCTTATCTTCTCAGGACGCACTGTAAAATACTTCTCTAATTTGCGGAAGAATTTGGGTCCGGGTGTTGATGGTTGGGCTATATCTCTCAAAGGCATGATGAGCATTGTGGTAATTCTTGGTTTTGTAATCTGCAGTATCTATTGGGGAGTGAATAAATTTGTTGTAAATGATCCATCTATTCCAAGATCGGCAAGGAAGAAGAAG GAAAAACCTAAACTCGGCATGAAAGAAAGTTTAAAGGTATTGTTATCTTCGAGATATGTGAGAGATCTTGCCACCTTGGTCGTGGCGTATGGCATTAGCATCAACCTTGTTGAAGTTACATGGAAATCGAAGCTCAAAGCACAG TTTCCAAGCCCCAACGAGTACTCATCGTTCATGGGTGACTTCTCAACCGCCACTGGCATTGCAACTTTCACAATGATGTTGCTCGGCCGTGTTATTCTCAGAAAATTCGGGTGGGGAGTTGCCGCGATGATAACTCCTACAGTTTTGCTTCTCACTGGAGTTGGGTTTTTCTCGCTGCTTTTGTTCGGAGAGCCATTGACTCCGGTACTAGCAAATTTCGGTATGACCCCACTGCTTGCTGCTGTGTATGTGGGTGCATTGCAGAACATCTTCAGCAAGAGTGCAAAATACAGCTTATTTGATCCTTGCAAAGAGATGGCATACATTCCTTTAGATGAAGACATGAAG GTTAAAGGGAAAGCAGCGATTGATGTTGTCTGCAACCCGTTGGGCAAGTCAGGAGGCGCATTGATCCAACAATTCATGATATTGACATTCGGATCACTTGCGAACTCAACGCCATATCTTGGAGGCATATTGCTTATGATCGTGCTAGCATGGTTAGGAGCGGCAAAGTCCCTAGATTCTCAATTCTCCCCATTGGCGAAGCAAGAGCTCGAGAAGGAGAAGAGGGAAAAGGCGAAGGTAAAGGAAGCCAGTGTGGAAGTGCCTGTCGAGGTGAAGGCAATAGAAAGCTCAGGCAACGGTGCGGCTCTGAAGCAAACCTTGGATACTGAATCCGAGAGCTCGTCCGGGGCCTCATCGCCTCAAGTTCAGTGA
- the LOC120280215 gene encoding protein FAR1-RELATED SEQUENCE 5-like, with amino-acid sequence MEYSSSEDDEPIDGDIDFGDEITQSDADQNAVGGAAPLHFFNHSESSIMPLESAIDNELLAVDGNVKDLVPFLGMEFESDVAARNFYNNYALRLGFGIRVARSRSERRKGVEVLVMKRFVCLKEGHHKKKVTEYSGVKKKRKRLSIRDGCPAMMEVVRRGQEKWLVTKLILEHTHVVVSPDKAREIQLNRLSGKELEHENYLKDMRQKAFGEGDAQGLLEYFKRTQSSNSGFFYSMQVDSRNCMTNVFWADARARMAYGHFGDAVTFDTSYNKNENMPPFAAFTGVNHHGQPVVFGCALVIDNTESSYVWLFETWVTAMYGQDPISLTTDQSRAIGAAVAKVFPNTQHRLCNWRILSKCKKKLLDVCSRYPTFHEELKRCVNEPETERMFEMRWKSLIDKYDLRENTWLQSLHNIRQKWIPAYLKESFFAEMSTMERSESLNKFYRRHFNTKTTLQSFLGKFDQAVDSRHEKEIQDDYSMQNSQHVLKTDLPLEKHAAVTYTRAIFERFQIELLEALNYYIGKVQEGAISKYSVARSTDSHNYQVVTFYESQKKAVCSCHKFEFSGILCRHVLALLWASDVNFIPEQYILKRWTRKAKSSPSLDERAVEMRSYCQDSPLLRYNDLFRDAIKCAEKGAVSAETFKVAKDMLQKAFADLVSLQENIVKTGQHPSPNI; translated from the coding sequence ATGGAGTATTCTTCAAGTGAAGATGATGAACCTATTGATGGTGATATTGATTTCGGAGATGAGATCACACAATCAGATGCTGATCAGAATGCGGTCGGAGGCGCTGCTCCGCTTCATTTCTTTAATCACAGTGAGAGTTCGATAATGCCTTTGGAGAGTGCTATTGATAATGAGCTTCTAGCAGTGGATGGGAATGTGAAGGACTTGGTTCCTTTTCTGGGTATGGAGTTTGAATCCGATGTGGCTGCGAGGAACTTCTACAATAACTATGCTCTTCGTCTTGGCTTTGGCATTCGAGTTGCCAGGTCTAGAAGTGAGAGAAGGAAGGGTGTGGAGGTGTTGGTCATGAAGAGATTTGTATGTTTAAAAGAGGGTCACCACAAGAAGAAAGTCACGGAATATAGTGGTGTCAAGAAGAAGCGCAAGCGGTTATCAATTAGGGATGGTTGTCCGGCGATGATGGAGGTTGTCAGGAGAGGACAGGAAAAGTGGTTAGTCACTAAATTAATTTTGGAACACACACATGTTGTGGTTAGTCCAGATAAAGCACGGGAAATTCAGCTTAATCGGCTTTCGGGTAAAGAGTTAGAGCATGAGAACTATCTCAAGGATATGAGGCAAAAGGCTTTTGGAGAAGGAGATGCCCAGGGCTTGCTTGAGTATTTCAAGAGAACGCAGTCTTCAAATTCTGGTTTCTTCTATTCAATGCAGGTTGACAGTAGAAATTGCATGACGAATGTGTTTTGGGCAGATGCTAGAGCGAGAATGGCATACGGCCACTTTGGGGATGCGGTTACTTTCGACACAAGTTATAATAAGAATGAGAACATGCCGCCATTTGCTGCATTCACTGGGGTGAATCACCATGGGCAGCCTGTTGTATTTGGTTGTGCTCTGGTTATCGATAATACTGAATCTTCGtatgtttggttgtttgagacatgggtcACAGCAATGTATGGACAGGATCCGATTTCATTAACAACTGATCAAAGTAGGGCCATAGGAGCTGCTGTCGCAAAGGTTTTCCCCAACACTCAGCATCGGTTATGTAACTGGCGTATCTTGTCTAAGTGCAAGAAGAAGCTGTTGGATGTGTGTTCTAGGTACCCTACGTTTCATGAAGAACTGAAAAGATGTGTCAATGAGCCTGAGACTGAAAGAATGTTTGAGATGCGCTGGAAGTCATTGATCGATAAATATGATCTGAGGGAGAATACTTGGCTGCAATCGTTGCACAACATTCGCCAAAAATGGATTCCAGCATACCTTAAGGAGTCATTTTTTGCTGAAATGTCCACAATGGAAAGATCAGAAAGCCTGAACAAGTTCTATCGGAGGCATTTCAATACAAAAACAACCTTGCAGTCATTTCTTGGGAAGTTTGATCAAGCTGTGGACAGCCGCCATGAGAAGGAAATCCAAGATGACTACTCTATGCAGAATTCCCAACACGTCCTGAAGACAGACCTACCTTTAGAGAAACATGCAGCGGTCACATATACAAGAGCAATATTCGAAAGATTTCAGATTGAATTACTTGAGGCATTGAACTATTATATAGGTAAAGTGCAGGAAGGTGCAATCAGTAAGTATTCTGTTGCAAGGTCTACCGATTCCCACAACTATCAAGTTGTAACTTTTTATGAATCTCAGAAGAAAGCAGTATGTTCTTGTCACAAGTTTGAGTTTTCTGGTATCCTATGTAGACATGTGCTGGCACTTCTCTGGGCATCAGATGTAAATTTTATCCCTGAACAGTACATTTTGAAAAGATGGACTAGGAAGGCAAAGAGCAGTCCTTCATTGGATGAACGGGCTGTTGAGATGCGGAGTTACTGTCAAGACTCTCCGCTCCTAAGATACAACGATCTCTTCCGTGATGCCATCAAATGCGCAGAGAAAGGAGCAGTATCTGCAGAGACATTCAAGGTAGCAAAGGACATGCTACAAAAAGCCTTTGCCGATCTCGTAAGTCTGCAAGAAAATATAGTTAAAACCGGGCAGCATCCTTCCCCAAATATCTAG
- the LOC120280222 gene encoding pentatricopeptide repeat-containing protein At1g31430-like, which yields MFSKFIRHLCSFSSYKPTRLTKKECISILQRCKSMRELKQIHCQILMSSMQHNKDIMDGILVFCTSPQTGDLCHAERVIESLTDPSLFVYNLMIKSFTKDRQPEKAILLFQKMRKACLSPDNFTFPLVLKALGEVKAMVEGRKVHAFIVKTGLEFDSYVRSSLIDMYAEMGAIEASQELFDEMPERNVIAWNVLIASYIKCCRFEDAISTFLKMEKSGVKLNEATLVTILSACVSLGDLEMGKKVHGYIENKEFKDGIPVNNAMLDMYSKCGCMNMARRVFDEMPSKDVISWTSIVSGYANSGMLNEARELFDRSPARDLVLWTVMINGYIQCNKFNKALVLFREMKSRRIKPDKFTVVALLSACANLGALEQGKWIHGFIKENKIRIDVIVGTALIDMYSKCGCVQEALEIFRRVEGKDTATWTSVIFGLAMNGESSEALKIFSEMHKKEAKPDDITFVGVLTACCHGGLVDEGLQCLHSMKEEYHIEPKPKHYGCLADLLGRAGLLEQAEKLIQELPYKNAKDILPFWSSLLGACRIHGNDQMVKKLERRIAKLESVSKANQWEDMTEMRRNIKDISFKTTQRCSSIEVNGIICEFLAGDALHPEKTNVLSVLSSLRKACDLDHTNALM from the coding sequence ATGTTCTCCAAGTTCATACGCCATTTATGCTCCTTTTCAAGCTACAAACCAACAAGGCTAACCAAAAAGGAGTGCATTTCCATCCTCCAGAGATGCAAATCCATGAGAGAACTCAAGCAAATTCACTGCCAAATTCTCATGTCAAGCATGCAACACAACAAAGACATAATGGACGGTATCTTGGTCTTCTGTACAAGTCCTCAAACTGGAGACTTATGCCACGCAGAGAGAGTGATTGAATCTCTCACTGATCCTTCTCTTTTTGTCTACAATCTCATGATCAAGTCTTTCACTAAAGATAGACAACCAGAGAAGGCCATACTACTCtttcaaaagatgagaaaagcaTGCTTGTCACCAGATAACTTCACTTTCCCTCTGGTTTTGAAAGCATTGGGTGAGGTTAAGGCAATGGTGGAAGGGAGGAAagtccatgctttcattgtgaaAACTGGCTTAGAGTTTGATTCTTATGTGAGGAGCTCACTCATTGATATGTATGCAGAGATGGGAGCCATTGAAGCTTCACAGgagttgtttgatgaaatgcctgagAGAAATGTGATTGCTTGGAACGTTCTCATTGCTAGTTATATCAAGTGCTGCAGGTTTGAAGATGCAATCTCTactttcttgaagatggagaagagtgGAGTGAAGCTGAATGAAGCTACTCTTGTAACCATACTTTCAGCTTGTGTTTCACTTGGAGATTTGGAAATGGGAAAGAAGGTTCATGGTTATATTGAGAACAAGGAATTCAAAGATGGCATTCCTGTTAACAATGCAATGTTAGACATGTACAGCAAGTGTGGCTGTATGAACATGGCTCGGAGAGTTTTCGATGAGATGCCATCGAAAGATGTAATTTCTTGGACTAGCATTGTCTCCGGGTATGCCAATTCCGGTATGTTGAATGAAGCTAGGGAGCTATTTGATCGGAGTCCGGCTAGAGACTTGGTTCTCTGGACTGTGATGATCAATGGGTATATTCAGTGTAATAAGTTCAACAAAGCTCTGGTTTTGTTCAGAGAGATGAAGAGTAGAAGAATCAAACCTGATAAGTTCACAGTTGTGGCACTTCTCTCAGCGTGCGCTAATCTGGGTGCTCTTGAGCAAGGCAAGTGGATACATGGATTCATTAAGGAAAACAAGATAAGAATCGACGTCATTGTTGGTACTGCTCTCATCGATATGTACTCAAAATGCGGTTGTGTGCAAGAGGCTCTGGAAATCTTCAGAAGAGTAGAGGGGAAAGACACGGCGACATGGACTTCAGTTATCTTCGGCCTGGCGATGAATGGAGAATCCAGTGAAGCTCTCAAAATTTTCTCTGAGATGCACAAAAAGGAAGCTAAACCTGATGACATTACTTTCGTTGGTGTACTAACTGCTTGCTGTCATGGAGGATTGGTGGATGAAGGACTGCAGTGTTTGCATTCCATGAAAGAGGAGTATCATATAGAACCAAAACCCAAACACTATGGTTGTTTGGCTGATCTCCTTGGACGTGCAGGTCTTTTAGAGCAGGCAGAGAAGCTGATACAAGAGCTTCCATATAAGAATGCTAAAGATATCTTGCCATTCTGGAGCTCCCTTCTTGGAGCTTGTAGAATCCATGGGAATGACCAAATGGTGAAGAAACTGGAGAGGCGAATCGCTAAACTAGAGTCTGTCTCAAAAGCAAACCAATGGGAAGACATGACCGAAATGAGGAGGAATATCAAAGACATCAGCTTCAAGACGACACAAAGGTGCAGCTCCATCGAAGTGAATGGGATCATCTGCGAGTTTCTGGCAGGAGATGCTTTGCATCCAGAAAAAACTAATGTACTTTCGGTATTGAGTAGTCTGCGCAAAGCTTGCGATTTGGATCATACAAATGCtctaatgtaa